From the genome of Clarias gariepinus isolate MV-2021 ecotype Netherlands chromosome 28, CGAR_prim_01v2, whole genome shotgun sequence, one region includes:
- the LOC128516057 gene encoding nuclear body protein SP140-like protein isoform X4, which yields MNRLDCLTEEEMITFFRFNKTRISCIEEPQTFLTQLRDRDLVPEELYGKVMNMKIKKIIQKGLYDILDWVETNRGHCIKQFWSSVFEDHIMQKYPVFHTLQKKLFNETKKGNSEVARGDKKLAQKKSATKRKKCGEETGEDKSGASSVTSKKKQAKEPKTCPLLKAGTPPVTGGDKKGKKEEKQDRFPEPGPSSLTSKKKQAKTPKICEEHILFQNMSPEPGTSSLSSKKKSAKKPEANILTKTSEREGCVLSEGRWFTPNDFLRFSGKGSSNNWKKAIRYQNAPLLKLFKEGHLPWPDNRFRGQKSVSFGSTESSSLRTEPCDKVKREENEDDVCCICHLKNDLVFCYGCLQDFHHYCHLPTLQENTVGDKWICTFCVFNANQEIWIPKSKKDALSSPFTDNILQCQYLLLRLYKADTDRVFTSNPSDAVPGYRNVISNPMWLGKVRTKMEKDKYKTVKQFVLDIQLIFKNCQTFYKDNMYGKKGAEMKEMFDEDFNTVFKIL from the exons AAGGTGATGAACATGAAAATTAAGAAGATAATACAGAAAGGACTGTATGATATATTAGACTGGGTGGAAACTAATCGAGGGCATTGTATAAAGCAGTTTTGGAGTTCTGTGTTTGAGGATCACATCATGCAGAAATATCCTGTTTTCCACACGctccaaaaaaaactttttaatg AGACCAAAAAGGGGAATAGTGAAGTTGCGAGAGGGGATAAGAAGCTAGCGCAAAAGAAGAGTgcaacaaagagaaagaaatgtggTGAAGAGACAGGTGAAGATAAATCTGGAGCTTCTTCAGTGACCAGCAAGAAGAAACAAGCCAAGGAGCCTAAAACCT GTCCACTGTTAAAGGCTGGAACACCTCCAGTTACCGGCGGagataaaaaaggtaaaaaag AAGAAAAACAGGACAGGTTCCCAGAACCTGGACCTTCCTCACTGACCAGCAAAAAGAAACAAGCCAAGACGCCTAAAATCT GCGAGGAGCATATTCTGTTCCAGAACATGTCCCCAGAACCTGGAACATCCTCATTGTCCAGCAAGAAGAAATCAGCCAAGAAGCCTGAAGCAAATATATTGACAAAGACCAGTGAGA GGGAAGGGTGTGTCCTGTCTGAGGGCCGCTGGTTTACTCCAAATGACTTTTTGAGATTTTCAGGAAAAGGAAGTAGCAATAACTGGAAAAAGGCAATCCGCTACCAAAACGCTCCACTTCTGAAACTGTTTAAG GAGGGTCATTTGCCGTGGCCAGACAACAGATTCAGGGGTCAGAAG TCTGTAAGCTTTGGCAGTACAGAAAGCTCCAGCTTGAGGACTGAGCCTTGCGACAAAGTAAAG AGGGAGGAGAATGAGGATGATGTGTGCTGCATTTGTCATTTAAAGAATGATCTGGTGTTCTGTTATGGGTGTCTACAAGATTTTCACCATTACTGCCACTTACCCACTCTACAGGAGAACACAGTtgg GGATAAGTGGATTTGTACTTTCTGTGTGTTTAATGCTAACCAAGAAATTTGGATTCCCAAGAGCAAGAAAGACGCTTTAAGCAGTCCTTTTACCGACAATAtcctg CAGTGTCAATACTTGCTGTTGCGCTTGTATAAGGCAGATACAGATCGTGTGTTCACTTCCAACCCTTCTGATGCG GTGCCAGGATACAGGAATGTAATCTCCAACCCCATGTGGCTGGGCAAAGTGAGGACCAAAATGGAGAAAGACAAGTACAAGACAGTGAAACAGTTTGTGCTTGACATCCAACTTATCTTCAAAAACTGCCAAACATTTTACAAG GATAATATGTATGGCAAGAAAGGAGCCGAAATGAAAGAGATGTTTGATGAGGATTTTAACACCGTCTTTAAAATCTTGTAG
- the LOC128516057 gene encoding nuclear body protein SP140-like protein isoform X3: MNRLDCLTEEEMITFFRFNKTRISCIEEPQTFLTQLRDRDLVPEELYGKVMNMKIKKIIQKGLYDILDWVETNRGHCIKQFWSSVFEDHIMQKYPVFHTLQKKLFNETKKGNSEVARGDKKLAQKKSATKRKKCGEETGEDKSGASSVTSKKKQAKEPKTCPLLKAGTPPVTGGDKKEEKQDRFPEPGPSSLTSKKKQAKTPKICEEHILFQNMSPEPGTSSLSSKKKSAKKPEANILTKTSETLLLKSEPLLVTCGDKTGTLYPDELAKGEGCVLSEGRWFTPNDFLRFSGKGSSNNWKKAIRYQNAPLLKLFKEGHLPWPDNRFRGQKSVSFGSTESSSLRTEPCDKVKREENEDDVCCICHLKNDLVFCYGCLQDFHHYCHLPTLQENTVGDKWICTFCVFNANQEIWIPKSKKDALSSPFTDNILQCQYLLLRLYKADTDRVFTSNPSDAVPGYRNVISNPMWLGKVRTKMEKDKYKTVKQFVLDIQLIFKNCQTFYKDNMYGKKGAEMKEMFDEDFNTVFKIL; the protein is encoded by the exons AAGGTGATGAACATGAAAATTAAGAAGATAATACAGAAAGGACTGTATGATATATTAGACTGGGTGGAAACTAATCGAGGGCATTGTATAAAGCAGTTTTGGAGTTCTGTGTTTGAGGATCACATCATGCAGAAATATCCTGTTTTCCACACGctccaaaaaaaactttttaatg AGACCAAAAAGGGGAATAGTGAAGTTGCGAGAGGGGATAAGAAGCTAGCGCAAAAGAAGAGTgcaacaaagagaaagaaatgtggTGAAGAGACAGGTGAAGATAAATCTGGAGCTTCTTCAGTGACCAGCAAGAAGAAACAAGCCAAGGAGCCTAAAACCT GTCCACTGTTAAAGGCTGGAACACCTCCAGTTACCGGCGGagataaaaaag AAGAAAAACAGGACAGGTTCCCAGAACCTGGACCTTCCTCACTGACCAGCAAAAAGAAACAAGCCAAGACGCCTAAAATCT GCGAGGAGCATATTCTGTTCCAGAACATGTCCCCAGAACCTGGAACATCCTCATTGTCCAGCAAGAAGAAATCAGCCAAGAAGCCTGAAGCAAATATATTGACAAAGACCAGTGAGA CTCTTCTGTTAAAAAGCGAACCACTTCTAGTTACCTGCGGAGATAAAACAGGCACACTGTATCCAGATGAACTTGCTAAAg GGGAAGGGTGTGTCCTGTCTGAGGGCCGCTGGTTTACTCCAAATGACTTTTTGAGATTTTCAGGAAAAGGAAGTAGCAATAACTGGAAAAAGGCAATCCGCTACCAAAACGCTCCACTTCTGAAACTGTTTAAG GAGGGTCATTTGCCGTGGCCAGACAACAGATTCAGGGGTCAGAAG TCTGTAAGCTTTGGCAGTACAGAAAGCTCCAGCTTGAGGACTGAGCCTTGCGACAAAGTAAAG AGGGAGGAGAATGAGGATGATGTGTGCTGCATTTGTCATTTAAAGAATGATCTGGTGTTCTGTTATGGGTGTCTACAAGATTTTCACCATTACTGCCACTTACCCACTCTACAGGAGAACACAGTtgg GGATAAGTGGATTTGTACTTTCTGTGTGTTTAATGCTAACCAAGAAATTTGGATTCCCAAGAGCAAGAAAGACGCTTTAAGCAGTCCTTTTACCGACAATAtcctg CAGTGTCAATACTTGCTGTTGCGCTTGTATAAGGCAGATACAGATCGTGTGTTCACTTCCAACCCTTCTGATGCG GTGCCAGGATACAGGAATGTAATCTCCAACCCCATGTGGCTGGGCAAAGTGAGGACCAAAATGGAGAAAGACAAGTACAAGACAGTGAAACAGTTTGTGCTTGACATCCAACTTATCTTCAAAAACTGCCAAACATTTTACAAG GATAATATGTATGGCAAGAAAGGAGCCGAAATGAAAGAGATGTTTGATGAGGATTTTAACACCGTCTTTAAAATCTTGTAG
- the LOC128516057 gene encoding nuclear body protein SP140-like protein isoform X5, producing MNRLDCLTEEEMITFFRFNKTRISCIEEPQTFLTQLRDRDLVPEELYGKVMNMKIKKIIQKGLYDILDWVETNRGHCIKQFWSSVFEDHIMQKYPVFHTLQKKLFNETKKGNSEVARGDKKLAQKKSATKRKKCGEETGEDKSGASSVTSKKKQAKEPKTCPLLKAGTPPVTGGDKKGKKGEEHILFQNMSPEPGTSSLSSKKKSAKKPEANILTKTSETLLLKSEPLLVTCGDKTGTLYPDELAKGEGCVLSEGRWFTPNDFLRFSGKGSSNNWKKAIRYQNAPLLKLFKEGHLPWPDNRFRGQKSVSFGSTESSSLRTEPCDKVKREENEDDVCCICHLKNDLVFCYGCLQDFHHYCHLPTLQENTVGDKWICTFCVFNANQEIWIPKSKKDALSSPFTDNILQCQYLLLRLYKADTDRVFTSNPSDAVPGYRNVISNPMWLGKVRTKMEKDKYKTVKQFVLDIQLIFKNCQTFYKDNMYGKKGAEMKEMFDEDFNTVFKIL from the exons AAGGTGATGAACATGAAAATTAAGAAGATAATACAGAAAGGACTGTATGATATATTAGACTGGGTGGAAACTAATCGAGGGCATTGTATAAAGCAGTTTTGGAGTTCTGTGTTTGAGGATCACATCATGCAGAAATATCCTGTTTTCCACACGctccaaaaaaaactttttaatg AGACCAAAAAGGGGAATAGTGAAGTTGCGAGAGGGGATAAGAAGCTAGCGCAAAAGAAGAGTgcaacaaagagaaagaaatgtggTGAAGAGACAGGTGAAGATAAATCTGGAGCTTCTTCAGTGACCAGCAAGAAGAAACAAGCCAAGGAGCCTAAAACCT GTCCACTGTTAAAGGCTGGAACACCTCCAGTTACCGGCGGagataaaaaaggtaaaaaag GCGAGGAGCATATTCTGTTCCAGAACATGTCCCCAGAACCTGGAACATCCTCATTGTCCAGCAAGAAGAAATCAGCCAAGAAGCCTGAAGCAAATATATTGACAAAGACCAGTGAGA CTCTTCTGTTAAAAAGCGAACCACTTCTAGTTACCTGCGGAGATAAAACAGGCACACTGTATCCAGATGAACTTGCTAAAg GGGAAGGGTGTGTCCTGTCTGAGGGCCGCTGGTTTACTCCAAATGACTTTTTGAGATTTTCAGGAAAAGGAAGTAGCAATAACTGGAAAAAGGCAATCCGCTACCAAAACGCTCCACTTCTGAAACTGTTTAAG GAGGGTCATTTGCCGTGGCCAGACAACAGATTCAGGGGTCAGAAG TCTGTAAGCTTTGGCAGTACAGAAAGCTCCAGCTTGAGGACTGAGCCTTGCGACAAAGTAAAG AGGGAGGAGAATGAGGATGATGTGTGCTGCATTTGTCATTTAAAGAATGATCTGGTGTTCTGTTATGGGTGTCTACAAGATTTTCACCATTACTGCCACTTACCCACTCTACAGGAGAACACAGTtgg GGATAAGTGGATTTGTACTTTCTGTGTGTTTAATGCTAACCAAGAAATTTGGATTCCCAAGAGCAAGAAAGACGCTTTAAGCAGTCCTTTTACCGACAATAtcctg CAGTGTCAATACTTGCTGTTGCGCTTGTATAAGGCAGATACAGATCGTGTGTTCACTTCCAACCCTTCTGATGCG GTGCCAGGATACAGGAATGTAATCTCCAACCCCATGTGGCTGGGCAAAGTGAGGACCAAAATGGAGAAAGACAAGTACAAGACAGTGAAACAGTTTGTGCTTGACATCCAACTTATCTTCAAAAACTGCCAAACATTTTACAAG GATAATATGTATGGCAAGAAAGGAGCCGAAATGAAAGAGATGTTTGATGAGGATTTTAACACCGTCTTTAAAATCTTGTAG
- the LOC128516057 gene encoding nuclear body protein SP140-like protein isoform X2: protein MNRLDCLTEEEMITFFRFNKTRISCIEEPQTFLTQLRDRDLVPEELYGKVMNMKIKKIIQKGLYDILDWVETNRGHCIKQFWSSVFEDHIMQKYPVFHTLQKKLFNETKKGNSEVARGDKKLAQKKSATKRKKCGEETGEDKSGASSVTSKKKQAKEPKTCPLLKAGTPPVTGGDKKGKKEEKQDRFPEPGPSSLTSKKKQAKTPKICEEHILFQNMSPEPGTSSLSSKKKSAKKPEANILTKTSETLLLKSEPLLVTCGDKTGTLYPDELAKGEGCVLSEGRWFTPNDFLRFSGKGSSNNWKKAIRYQNAPLLKLFKEGHLPWPDNRFRGQKSVSFGSTESSSLRTEPCDKVKREENEDDVCCICHLKNDLVFCYGCLQDFHHYCHLPTLQENTVGDKWICTFCVFNANQEIWIPKSKKDALSSPFTDNILCQYLLLRLYKADTDRVFTSNPSDAVPGYRNVISNPMWLGKVRTKMEKDKYKTVKQFVLDIQLIFKNCQTFYKDNMYGKKGAEMKEMFDEDFNTVFKIL from the exons AAGGTGATGAACATGAAAATTAAGAAGATAATACAGAAAGGACTGTATGATATATTAGACTGGGTGGAAACTAATCGAGGGCATTGTATAAAGCAGTTTTGGAGTTCTGTGTTTGAGGATCACATCATGCAGAAATATCCTGTTTTCCACACGctccaaaaaaaactttttaatg AGACCAAAAAGGGGAATAGTGAAGTTGCGAGAGGGGATAAGAAGCTAGCGCAAAAGAAGAGTgcaacaaagagaaagaaatgtggTGAAGAGACAGGTGAAGATAAATCTGGAGCTTCTTCAGTGACCAGCAAGAAGAAACAAGCCAAGGAGCCTAAAACCT GTCCACTGTTAAAGGCTGGAACACCTCCAGTTACCGGCGGagataaaaaaggtaaaaaag AAGAAAAACAGGACAGGTTCCCAGAACCTGGACCTTCCTCACTGACCAGCAAAAAGAAACAAGCCAAGACGCCTAAAATCT GCGAGGAGCATATTCTGTTCCAGAACATGTCCCCAGAACCTGGAACATCCTCATTGTCCAGCAAGAAGAAATCAGCCAAGAAGCCTGAAGCAAATATATTGACAAAGACCAGTGAGA CTCTTCTGTTAAAAAGCGAACCACTTCTAGTTACCTGCGGAGATAAAACAGGCACACTGTATCCAGATGAACTTGCTAAAg GGGAAGGGTGTGTCCTGTCTGAGGGCCGCTGGTTTACTCCAAATGACTTTTTGAGATTTTCAGGAAAAGGAAGTAGCAATAACTGGAAAAAGGCAATCCGCTACCAAAACGCTCCACTTCTGAAACTGTTTAAG GAGGGTCATTTGCCGTGGCCAGACAACAGATTCAGGGGTCAGAAG TCTGTAAGCTTTGGCAGTACAGAAAGCTCCAGCTTGAGGACTGAGCCTTGCGACAAAGTAAAG AGGGAGGAGAATGAGGATGATGTGTGCTGCATTTGTCATTTAAAGAATGATCTGGTGTTCTGTTATGGGTGTCTACAAGATTTTCACCATTACTGCCACTTACCCACTCTACAGGAGAACACAGTtgg GGATAAGTGGATTTGTACTTTCTGTGTGTTTAATGCTAACCAAGAAATTTGGATTCCCAAGAGCAAGAAAGACGCTTTAAGCAGTCCTTTTACCGACAATAtcctg TGTCAATACTTGCTGTTGCGCTTGTATAAGGCAGATACAGATCGTGTGTTCACTTCCAACCCTTCTGATGCG GTGCCAGGATACAGGAATGTAATCTCCAACCCCATGTGGCTGGGCAAAGTGAGGACCAAAATGGAGAAAGACAAGTACAAGACAGTGAAACAGTTTGTGCTTGACATCCAACTTATCTTCAAAAACTGCCAAACATTTTACAAG GATAATATGTATGGCAAGAAAGGAGCCGAAATGAAAGAGATGTTTGATGAGGATTTTAACACCGTCTTTAAAATCTTGTAG
- the LOC128516057 gene encoding nuclear body protein SP140-like protein isoform X1: MNRLDCLTEEEMITFFRFNKTRISCIEEPQTFLTQLRDRDLVPEELYGKVMNMKIKKIIQKGLYDILDWVETNRGHCIKQFWSSVFEDHIMQKYPVFHTLQKKLFNETKKGNSEVARGDKKLAQKKSATKRKKCGEETGEDKSGASSVTSKKKQAKEPKTCPLLKAGTPPVTGGDKKGKKEEKQDRFPEPGPSSLTSKKKQAKTPKICEEHILFQNMSPEPGTSSLSSKKKSAKKPEANILTKTSETLLLKSEPLLVTCGDKTGTLYPDELAKGEGCVLSEGRWFTPNDFLRFSGKGSSNNWKKAIRYQNAPLLKLFKEGHLPWPDNRFRGQKSVSFGSTESSSLRTEPCDKVKREENEDDVCCICHLKNDLVFCYGCLQDFHHYCHLPTLQENTVGDKWICTFCVFNANQEIWIPKSKKDALSSPFTDNILQCQYLLLRLYKADTDRVFTSNPSDAVPGYRNVISNPMWLGKVRTKMEKDKYKTVKQFVLDIQLIFKNCQTFYKDNMYGKKGAEMKEMFDEDFNTVFKIL, from the exons AAGGTGATGAACATGAAAATTAAGAAGATAATACAGAAAGGACTGTATGATATATTAGACTGGGTGGAAACTAATCGAGGGCATTGTATAAAGCAGTTTTGGAGTTCTGTGTTTGAGGATCACATCATGCAGAAATATCCTGTTTTCCACACGctccaaaaaaaactttttaatg AGACCAAAAAGGGGAATAGTGAAGTTGCGAGAGGGGATAAGAAGCTAGCGCAAAAGAAGAGTgcaacaaagagaaagaaatgtggTGAAGAGACAGGTGAAGATAAATCTGGAGCTTCTTCAGTGACCAGCAAGAAGAAACAAGCCAAGGAGCCTAAAACCT GTCCACTGTTAAAGGCTGGAACACCTCCAGTTACCGGCGGagataaaaaaggtaaaaaag AAGAAAAACAGGACAGGTTCCCAGAACCTGGACCTTCCTCACTGACCAGCAAAAAGAAACAAGCCAAGACGCCTAAAATCT GCGAGGAGCATATTCTGTTCCAGAACATGTCCCCAGAACCTGGAACATCCTCATTGTCCAGCAAGAAGAAATCAGCCAAGAAGCCTGAAGCAAATATATTGACAAAGACCAGTGAGA CTCTTCTGTTAAAAAGCGAACCACTTCTAGTTACCTGCGGAGATAAAACAGGCACACTGTATCCAGATGAACTTGCTAAAg GGGAAGGGTGTGTCCTGTCTGAGGGCCGCTGGTTTACTCCAAATGACTTTTTGAGATTTTCAGGAAAAGGAAGTAGCAATAACTGGAAAAAGGCAATCCGCTACCAAAACGCTCCACTTCTGAAACTGTTTAAG GAGGGTCATTTGCCGTGGCCAGACAACAGATTCAGGGGTCAGAAG TCTGTAAGCTTTGGCAGTACAGAAAGCTCCAGCTTGAGGACTGAGCCTTGCGACAAAGTAAAG AGGGAGGAGAATGAGGATGATGTGTGCTGCATTTGTCATTTAAAGAATGATCTGGTGTTCTGTTATGGGTGTCTACAAGATTTTCACCATTACTGCCACTTACCCACTCTACAGGAGAACACAGTtgg GGATAAGTGGATTTGTACTTTCTGTGTGTTTAATGCTAACCAAGAAATTTGGATTCCCAAGAGCAAGAAAGACGCTTTAAGCAGTCCTTTTACCGACAATAtcctg CAGTGTCAATACTTGCTGTTGCGCTTGTATAAGGCAGATACAGATCGTGTGTTCACTTCCAACCCTTCTGATGCG GTGCCAGGATACAGGAATGTAATCTCCAACCCCATGTGGCTGGGCAAAGTGAGGACCAAAATGGAGAAAGACAAGTACAAGACAGTGAAACAGTTTGTGCTTGACATCCAACTTATCTTCAAAAACTGCCAAACATTTTACAAG GATAATATGTATGGCAAGAAAGGAGCCGAAATGAAAGAGATGTTTGATGAGGATTTTAACACCGTCTTTAAAATCTTGTAG